The sequence below is a genomic window from Ipomoea triloba cultivar NCNSP0323 chromosome 2, ASM357664v1.
TGTCACATTCAATTTGGAGACTCAATTATAATATTGAGTATAGTTTGATAGTTTATTTGacctttatttttaaaataaatgcatagaataagataataataagataataagtATGTTGTGtgatagagatttttttttttttttactatttgatTATTGCATGACTTCCTTAATTTTATTATGTTGTGGTTAGTCAATTTATAGGTTGTtaaagaggttttttttttttaaaccccgGCCCCGCCCTTCCCCCTCCCCCAACACCGacaacccatatatatatgttaagatTCTCTATAATTGAAGCCTTACTTTCTTTTAGTAGATAGGGTGGGGATTCTATGGCTGCTATTTCAGCTACCTGTTTCAGACTCCAAACTTCAGTAAAACAGCCTTCCAAGACTATCCAGGTGAGTAGTAGGTGAccattaattatattctttatACAAGTGCAttcaaattaacaaaatatgtttaAGATTAAGTAGTTGGTTTACCATTATTCCTTTATATGTTTGTGTGTAAATTGATTAGTAAATGAATCCGGCCTGCATTCAAAGGAAATATGGTGAATCGGTTCGAATTAAATTGAAGTAGCTTAGCTTGTTCACAGAATATTTGTTATGTGCAGATAGAGGGAAGAAGTACTGCAAGGTTGAACTTGGCATGTGTAGGTAAAACAAGGACTGGTTTCCCTTCCTTGAGAACAACCGGGCGCTTCCATGTCTGTTGTGCGGTAATTAAGTTGCCTAATTAAGTACTAGTATGGGTTACCACACAAAATACTCTTACATTCACTAACATGGACTAATTGGCAGGCCAAAACAGAGACAGTGCAGAAAGTGTGTGACATTGTGAGGAAGCAACTAGCATTGCCTGCCGAGACTGATGTCACACCTCAAACCAAGTTCGCAGAGCTGGGTGCCGATTCCTTAGACACAGTAAGTTGAGATGGAATTTATATATACGGTGGTAGTTGTCTTGTTGACTTTGGGAAATATAATGATAGGTGGAGATTGTGATGTGTATCGAGGAAGAGTTCGGGATAAGCGTGGAAGAACAGAACGCGGAGAGTATAACCTCTGTCCAGGAAGCTGCAGAGCTGATAGACAAACTTGTGAACAAACCGGAAGCTTAGAAAGATAAGATGCCATAAGTTATGTGTTTGGGTTTAGTAATGTGAGGTAGGatcatttgttttgttatgtcTCCATGAATTGTGTAATGTGGAGTTtgagttttttgaaaaattgaattcatttcATGATTGTCTAGAGTTATTCTTCAGATTCTGTCATTTCCTCCGGGTTTGAATAATAATGCAGGTTTGTTAAAAAATTGAAGCAAAAACCAGTTCTCATACTGCCCATGTGAGGCTGAGTACATTGTGCAACAAGGATGCACAAACCTACGTGTTGCTTAATGCCGAATATTTCCCATGTGGTTTTGATGATGAGTATAAGTTTATCAAAGATGGCAGTTTTGTGTTTGATTCCTATCTCTTGAATTAGTGGAGTGACTTAAATAATTCCAAAATGGAGTACATTTTTAATccatatctaatatatatatatatatatatattaatttatgagaaaatatGCAGTTATTACACAAATATGA
It includes:
- the LOC116010557 gene encoding acyl carrier protein 1, chloroplastic-like, with translation MAAISATCFRLQTSVKQPSKTIQIEGRSTARLNLACVGKTRTGFPSLRTTGRFHVCCAAKTETVQKVCDIVRKQLALPAETDVTPQTKFAELGADSLDTVEIVMCIEEEFGISVEEQNAESITSVQEAAELIDKLVNKPEA